The Lycium ferocissimum isolate CSIRO_LF1 chromosome 10, AGI_CSIRO_Lferr_CH_V1, whole genome shotgun sequence genome window below encodes:
- the LOC132032853 gene encoding protein PLANT CADMIUM RESISTANCE 2-like, whose amino-acid sequence MNPSAPFYDEKPTTGFPVPPASYGQFQANHPGTWSTGLCDCFSDVPNCCITCWCPCITFGQIAEIVDKGTTSCGASGALYCLIAAFTGCGCIYSCFYRTKMRKQYMLPESSCGDCLLHFCCESCALCQEYRELKHRGFDMSIGWHANMEDQNRGIAMAPQVQGGMTR is encoded by the exons ATGAATCCCTCAGCTCCATTTTACGATGAAAAACCAACGACCGGCTTCCCTGTGCCTCCAGCGAGCTACGGCCAATTTCAAGCTAATCATCCCGGAACTTGGTCTACTGGACTCTGTGATTGTTTCTCCGATGTCCCAAACT gTTGCATAACTTGCTGGTGTCCATGTATTACATTTGGACAGATTGCAGAGATCGTGGACAAAGGAACTACTT CTTGTGGGGCAAGTGGAGCTCTGTATTGCTTAATAGCAGCATTTACAGGGTGTGGATGTatttattcatgcttttatcgTACAAAAATGAGGAAACAATACATGTTGCCTGAGAGTTCTTGTGGGGATTGTTTGCTTCATTTTTGCTGTGAAAGTTGTGCTTTGTGCCAAGAGTATCGTGAGCTCAAACACCGTGGATTTGACATGTCAATTG GTTGGCATGCAAATATGGAGGACCAAAACAGGGGGATCGCAATGGCTCCACAAGTTCAAGGAGGAATGACTCGATAA
- the LOC132032851 gene encoding protein PLANT CADMIUM RESISTANCE 2-like, whose translation MNPSAPVYGEKPMTGIPVPGQFQANHPGTWSTGLCDCFSDFSNCCITCWCPCITFGQISEIVDKGTVSCAASGALYFLLEVLTGCGCMYSCFYRTKMRKQYNLPESPCGDCLLHFCCECCALCQEYRELKHRGYDMSIGWQANMENQNKGIAMAPEVQGGMTR comes from the exons ATGAATCCCTCAGCTCCAGTTTACGGTGAAAAACCGATGACCGGCATCCCTGTTCCGGGCCAGTTTCAAGCTAATCATCCCGGAACTTGGTCCACTGGACTCTGTGACTGTTTCTCCGATTTCTCAAACT GTTGCATAACTTGCTGGTGTCCATGTATTACATTTGGACAGATTTCAGAGATTGTGGACAAAGGAACTGTTT CTTGTGCGGCAAGTGGAGCTTTGTATTTCTTATTAGAAGTATTAACAGGCTGTGGATGCATGTATTCATGTTTCTATCGTACAAAGATGAGGAAACAATACAATTTGCCAGAGAGCCCTTGTGGGGACTGTTTGCTTCATTTTTGCTGTGAATGTTGTGCCTTGTGCCAGGAGTATCGTGAGCTCAAACACCGTGGATATGACATGTCAATTG GTTGGCAAGCAAATATGGAGAACCAAAACAAAGGGATCGCAATGGCTCCAGAAGTTCAAGGAGGAATGACTCGATAA